GTGTTTTTTAAGATGCAGGAATTTATCTTTCAGATatgaaggtaaattactttatttttaaaaatacatgaggataaattattatttttttattataaggggataatttactcatttataatattatataattaggatACGTGTATAGTAAAATGTTAGTAAAATACACGCTCATGTATTATTGCCAATTATGATCACCTGCATGTTACATTTGATCCCTtactacaattaattaaataattttttcatcaaaattcttacataaaacatataaatatacgTATACATTGAAGTCGAAGAAACGCACGTGATCGTCACGTGAGACGATTGATCATGATGAGTGACATCCTCAAACTTGCGAGACGAGACCAATTGATGCCGTGACAGACACACTAGCATGCTTCTTGCAGCTCAACACCCTCAGCAAATCGCCGCCCCATGAGGTTCTCCGACTAACCGGAGTTCTATCTCCGCCCTCCACCGCCGGGAACATGCTCCCTGGACTGCGGCGGACCTGCCGGCTTTTTATGTCCCTGAGATCCATTTCCGGCGGAAATTTCACTGGTCCAAACATCAGAGGACACCATCTAGGCTTAGGTGATCCCTTAAACCCGTCGAATTTCATCGACCCCTTGGAAAAACTCCGATGAATATCCTGGCAGTTGGATTTTTTAATCACCAGGCTTGAATTCCAACGGAGCTTTTGGGAATCCAAGGAACGGCTGCTCCGACTGATGAGTCTTGTGCTTGAACTCCTGCCGTTTGATCTTGCGGGGTTCAGCTCAGGCAACGACTCGCAATACCTGCGAGATGAACTCATGAGATGTTCAGGAGATGTAATAAGGAACCGATGGTCGAAACGAGGTTGTTGTTGTTTGTAGGATACTATGAGCCTGCCGCAGGAGATTATGTCTTCTGCATGGGACATATCATCGGAGTGGACAACCTTAAAGAACTCGAAGAAATCGGACGGCTGGGAGTGGGAGGACGAGTCTTGGAGATCTTGATCCTTGGAAGAGTCTTGTAGCTGTTCATCTGAATTATTCAGAGGAAAATCGCAGAGGGAGAGCgcctcttcttcctcttcttgaaaGCTAATAGCATTACTACCCTCCATTTGATCGATGAAGAGAGAGATACAATcttgtgtatgtatatgtcactgtgtgtggtgtgtgaaAACTTGGAAGAGAGGAAAAAGGGCTGGATCCAGTTATGGCTGTATGTAGAGCAAGATCATGGATCAAGAACTACTTCTATATATGTTGTGTggatattatttgttttatgtgtatataaagATTGATGGGGAGTTGTTTTTTCcttgagaaaattaaaggGTGGAGTGttcaatgacaaaaaaatgacAAGATTTTATTACAATGAGATGGTGTTGGTGACCGTTCTTGAGCCTATTATCAGAGGGAGAGTGACCTAAAATCTTGTAGTAGTCACCATATTAATTCACGTTTTGTATAGTCCGTGTCTTCTAGAAAGGCCAAAACGACAATTCAAAGAATTagcaaaagagaaatataagCCAATGGANNNNNNNNNNTCGTCTCATTATGGGTAAACAAGAGAGAGATTAGAGAGAGTttgtttttgataaataagagATTTTGTAGGATTAAACGAACCTCTTGATTTATGTGAATTAGTTTTTCGTGGTTAggtcttaattttttgtaattatcaatCAATTATAAGAATCATGCTCGTTGTATTTGCGCAAATGCTATGCTCCGTAACCAATTTTTTCGGTGTcacccttatttttttattaaagaaagataGATATAAATGGTCAAGTAATGGTGTGACTTTCCTTTCGAGTCTATGATGCATAATCTCACattgaaaaacatatatttgcTGGTTGGATTTATAGCGGGTCGAATCAGCCCAATCTCGATCGATTTAGTTCGAATTAGCTCGAAAAAATTTGGCTTAGGATCAGTTTAATACTGCTCATGGTCAAGCTGTCTGGGCGGTCCTGAGCCTTTAAATGGCctcaaatgaatttatttttaaactcagATCCCAATCATGGACAAGCCTGGTTGAGGTCGTGGTCCTGAGCCTTGCTCAAATCAGGCCTGATTCATGggcttattttgtttttatattgtatGAAATTGAATCTTTTGAATAgtaacttaaatttattattgtttttaaataaattgataaattaaatcaaacaaatgtttatagctagaaaaaaaaattagttaaaacTACACAaagcaaataataatttgactagaaagcttaataataaaactagATAATTACATgccaaaaaagatttaaaataaactttaattgaaaaaataaaaaactattaatgaattaatatattaaaaatttaaaagtaaaacaatAAAGATGTAAgttttagagtttcaaaaattaataacctaGTTCTGTAGTTaacttagaaaataaaataaaaattacataccaTGCATTAAtgatctatactaatatataagagaatatatttttctctcacaaaCGGCAATTATGATGCCGcgatatcaattttattgttatgccAATAAGTAGGTGTGTTCATCAAAATCGTATGACCGCCCCAACAGATTGGCCCAAACAGCACCGCTCCACAATTAGCGGGTTAAGGATGGTTTGGGTTGGTCATGAACTAGTAAAAAAAAGACGGCATTTTAACAATGgggtttgattttatat
The window above is part of the Sesamum indicum cultivar Zhongzhi No. 13 linkage group LG2, S_indicum_v1.0, whole genome shotgun sequence genome. Proteins encoded here:
- the LOC105155893 gene encoding uncharacterized protein LOC105155893; its protein translation is MEGSNAISFQEEEEEALSLCDFPLNNSDEQLQDSSKDQDLQDSSSHSQPSDFFEFFKVVHSDDMSHAEDIISCGRLIVSYKQQQPRFDHRFLITSPEHLMSSSRRYCESLPELNPARSNGRSSSTRLISRSSRSLDSQKLRWNSSLVIKKSNCQDIHRSFSKGSMKFDGFKGSPKPRWCPLMFGPVKFPPEMDLRDIKSRQVRRSPGSMFPAVEGGDRTPVSRRTSWGGDLLRVLSCKKHASVSVTASIGLVSQV